From Plasmodium malariae genome assembly, chromosome: 8:
ttttattttgatagaaattatttttgattaCACAGGAAGAACAATTGTTCACATTAGCTATTTCTGCATCAACATTTTCAACAAATTTCgcatcattaattttttttttttttaaaatagctTTACATTCTGTGTTGGTATGCAGGATTaaaatacctttttttttttttttcttttcctcttctatttcattttgtgcactgaaaaaaattgtatttttttttttacaagtGCTATTGGTAGTACCCTTTGTACGATTAGTTCCATTCGAAGTTTTCCCATTCGTATTTTTCCCATTCGTATTTTGCCCATTCGTATTTTGCCCATTCGTATTTTGCCCATTTGTATTTTGCCCATTTGTATTTTGCCCATTCGTATTTTGCTCATTCGTATTTTGCCCATTTGTATTTTGCCCATTCGTATTTTGCCCATTTGTATTTTGCCCATTCGTGCTGCTCCCATTAAGgtgtttaaattttttattataaatataaatttcgtTTAAGCTCTTATTactcttttcattattattatttctcttACTAACATTTGTAAGTTTTCtgctcattttttttttttttttttttccctttatttTGGTTcatgtatttcttttttttttttgatatatcttttcgcttttaaaaattctgtATGTGTACATGCTAATCCTGTTGAGGGAATACTCTAGAAAAATAAgaggaaacaaaaaaaaaaagaaatattgaaaaaggGAACTTCTTTTTAGTTCTTTAAAAGGTGTGAACTGCGCATATGTGAAGGTAGCACAAGGATAATCAGACACCCATGCAAATACACGCGTAAACGCAAACGGGAACGTAAATGGAAATGGAAATGTCAGTActtatgtacatgtaaatgCTCGtgcacacacacatatatacacttacGTGTACTTATATAAAGCTCCACAGAAGACCGTACCGAAAAAATGGATATATCAGAACAAGCTGTCCTGCTTTTTCTCGTTAAAAATTTCTATcagttttttaatattcacaAACAGACTTACGCAGTTGCGTACAATTTTGTCAATAATAATTCTGCTGATTTAATATCTATGATGCACAAAtgaaataatgaagaaaatatatataaacaaaatagcTCTAATTTTTCTGCTTTAGTGagaattacatatatttaagcaTGTTAATAATAAGGAAAGGTTGAAATGTATAAGCCCATATTGGGGGAATGTACACATGCATGTGtctacgtacatatataaatatatatatataatccgTCCTGTGATATTTTATGGTATCATAGTATCAATTAGTTTAAAATAGCTTgaattttcctcttttttaaCATTACTACAAATTGAGCTTACACACATacttatgtatttatgtacatatacatgcatacgtatatgtatatgtatacgcatatgtatatgtatacatagaGAGAGCAAAAGATCAAGACGCtgaaaatttacatatgaCGATATAACtgttaaattttcatataaattatcaaaaatttAGGAAGAGAGAAATGTCTTATGAACAAGGAcgtgaaaaaataaaaaaaatttatttcttaaaatttaccaaaaaaaaaaaaaaaaaaaaaaaaaagggaaaggttaaaaaattatgtaaactTCTTTCTCATAATTTTTAGCTTCTTTacactttttctttttacgtgttttatatattaaaatttccaTCCTTTCATTCTGGACAAGTATTTTTCATCCTTTTGTTAATATGGTATTCCTTTCTACATTTGTCGCTGTGTTATTTTCGTGTTTTAGGGGTAACAATGTTTTACATCATTTTACTTTGTTTTACTATGTTTTGTTATGTATtgttttattacatttaattcTGTTTCCCTTTACAAAGCTGATTACGCATAGCCATAAgatattttactaaaaaagCAGATTAAGTTTTTAATTATCATGATATTTCAAGTTCACACAAAATGCAATTACATATtagaaagcaaaaaaaatatatatattcatttattgtacgcatatatatatatatatatataaataaaaagaggataaaaaaaaatgttgatAAGGAGGACTTAAATATTGACAAATTTGGATTTTTCATTGTGTGCCTTTAATTTGTacttaatcttttttttttttttttttttttttataaattctcCGTGTAGAACATCATTTTATATAGAGGGGATTATATGCGCAAGCGCGCACGCGTGTGTgtaaagatttttttttttttttttttttttttcaaaaaaattgtactttattttatcatgtTGTGTATATCTGAAGAGTTTTaagatattattatttttcttgttaTACAATTCTTtgattttatgtattttttattttttttttgcttcctctaataagttattttattttaatctaCAGTGTGTCGCGTGCAACTGTTCAATTAGACTAAGTTTCAGGAAAGGTTTGGATACATATAACTACtttgcatacatacatatatacgtacaattattttttacagaCGATATGTTTTACCTTTTCATGTATTGCTAATATGCCCGAAAAATCGGAAAAATACTGCatacattattattcatattacgAATAAGACTATTTCAAAATTtgtcaatatttttatagacagtggaaaaatataagtacTCGCAAATCCATgacttattaaataaataaattgtacAAATTTAAGAATATCGAATAGGGGATTTATTTTGCATGTCTCTTTTGCTGTCCCTCTCTCTCTCTAACTCTATCTTTATCgccatttcttttttttttttttttttttttgtgggTAAGTCTTCCTTTCACATCCAACAGTTTTTGCTAATTCATTTGAATTCAAATGGCTACTTGTAGGACATTAAAGATGAGTGTACATAAAAATCCCTTTCCCATTTTTCGTGCATATActtgaatataaatatatatacatacataggtACATACATAAAGTGCACATACGATTTATGTATAGTTATTTTCCCCCTATTTCTAATCCATTTTTAATGAACAAAAACCCCAACATTGAAACATTTCGCTACTGCTATATATgaacgtatatataataaaaaaacattcaaGACTTGTGTCCAAAAAATTAAGGTCAATTTTACCTTTCAACAATCCCGCTTATTTCTGATCTTCTTTTTTgcagaaaaatttatttaaaacacTTCCCAGTATTAAATGCGTTcatgaatttatattaactttaaataaaaagcaagGGGAGGGGGCTTCTAACATAGCATACTtgaaaaatagtataatgaaaaagaattaattagCAATACCTTTAAATGAATTTCGTTCTTGTCTCACTCTtccatttttcatatatatgttcataataggagattaatttttttccttttttcgtCATTTACTCTACAAACTTTTTCATTCGTTATGTTCATATTAAGATGTACACATTATGcaaatgtttttaataatatataataaaaaaattttgaaattaaaaaaaaaaaaaaaaaaaattacttaaaaaatatgagagaagttaacatattatatgcaGGTGAGTTGAAACACAATTCTGTAACCctacaaaaattaaagagaaaataaaaaaaaaaaattcttagtATCAAATTTTGTAATACTATATCGGTCTCTATGATGTATTAAAAAGGTATGTAATTTTCTCAGGTTCTTTCAAGGTGTTACCTTATATAATGAATCAATATTAATATGATAATACTAAAACaagtaataattaataattaaatttaatgtatgtttttttaattaaaattgttgATATTAAATTTTGGTATTTCCCAGCTGTCCTCAACGCACATCtacgaagaaaaaaaaaataaaaataaaaataaaaaacatgaaGATACAGTTGTAATTGTTCAGTGATGAAAAATCAGCACAACACAACTATTAATGCTTATGTATgaacgtatgtatgtacgctCGTGCATATGCTTCTACACTTGCATATACCAGCACgcacttttcatttttcagcATACTAGTACTCTCTTGTTGTAAAGCGCCTTGTTGCTAATAAGTATTCTAGCTGCCTCCGGGTTAGCTGGTGAGGATGTATTGGGATCATTGAGTAAAGACTGAATAGACGTTAACAGTGAAGTAATATCATAAATTGGACTCCACTGATTTTGCAAAATGTCTAAACAAATATTTCCATCAGTATAAATATTCGGgtgaaatatttttgttaagaATTTTACTTTAGGTGGGCTTACTGGGTATTCTtctgaaaaattaataattaaatgaaaaataccACATTCCCAAATTGTATCTTCAGGACCTCTTATAATAGCATGACAACACATTATATTATCAGCAAAAGGAGATGCCTCGAAACTTTTATTCTGCtctttgtttattttgttaagaTCTTGAATTATTCTTCTTCTTGCAAATGTCGACATGACTACCTATGTTATGTTCTGCTACGTACTATTTTACTGTTCAAAGTTTTATGTATCATGTGAAGGCAAGGCAATATAGTATGCTCAGTTAAGTAATACGGAAtgctattatttattactattactcaattattgttactatttatgttattaatatattcctattaaaccttttttttttttcatcatgtTTTTCtgaaagaaattttattactGTTACATAAGAAGTCCCATacttacaatatatattattcgtTTATATATACGGTGTCCTGTTAACAAATTATCAATAAGCAAAATAAGTTCTTCTGTTATTGTATTTTCCTGAATTTAAActtattcataaattttaacattattcttgcaatatatttttacattattttttcatcattctttttttccattaattttattttaattcctCACCGAacttttgctttattttacttaaatttggtctttatttttgttaaagcTATCCTCCTCcactttttacttttttgaaattatacACTAAgcagtttttttatttcaaattattacaattcggtcaaattattcatttgtaaaatgtatatttctttaaatgtAACATAAACAAgttagatttttttttttttttttttgctttcaCGCTGCTTAAAATACAATTGAAAAGTTTTACGTggcttatataataaattgtaaGTAGTGAGTAAAGGAACAGAAAAcataaaacagaaaaaaaaaaaaaaaaaaaaagagcaaatGGAATAAACTTACATTGCAATAAAAGGTGTTACAGAAAAtggtttatatatatgtataaatatatctacatgtatgtaaattttttttttttttttttttttgaagttcCAATTTGCGGATTGACGAAAAAGTAGCCTTTAATTCGAAAAGTTAAGATATAAAAACAGAGATACACTTTAGTATTTGCATTACTAATAGGAATACTTGTACCTACTCAGTTATAAAATACCCCTCCGCagttacaaaaatattaaagtaatttaaaaacataatgaaataagcagaaaatgaaaagaaaataaaaaagcataaacAAGGTAAGAAACAAAATCAAAAGTAAAAGCAAGAGCAAGAGCAAGAACAAATGCCCATTGAACTTTTGGTGAACGCTAAAACAGAGCTGAAGTAcctattttacataaatttgtAGATGATATGGATAAATTTAGTAACAGTCATAGTGACAgccttttttgttttttccccCCAAAAAAGTATGCTTTGTTTAACATGCACTCAGcataatattgtaaaatatatgttaagtGCAAGGTTAAATACAATACAccaaagacaaaaaaaaataaataattataatataataaaaagagatATACCCAGTACAGGAAAAAAACTCGTTCATGTAGTACCCAGAAAAAACTATGGCTTTATTAATAAATCGAGATTATTAACACCCATAATAAAacttaaattaaataacaaacgtagcaattttaattattcaaataaaacaCCTGAATTAAAGTTAAACCAAATTTACAGTAGTTGTCTCTTCATCTTACCACTAAGTGAGgaaacaggaaaaaaaaaaaagaaatcctCTTATACTCCAAgcagtattaataataataattttctgcCTAAGATGAGTCATAATATCTGCCAACCGAAACCT
This genomic window contains:
- the PmUG01_08036800 gene encoding ubiquitin-conjugating enzyme, putative (unknown EC number: 6.3.2.19); the encoded protein is MSTFARRRIIQDLNKINKEQNKSFEASPFADNIMCCHAIIRGPEDTIWECGIFHLIINFSEEYPVSPPKVKFLTKIFHPNIYTDGNICLDILQNQWSPIYDITSLLTSIQSLLNDPNTSSPANPEAARILISNKALYNKRVLMCVEDSWEIPKFNINNFN